The following proteins come from a genomic window of Nocardiopsis sp. YSL2:
- a CDS encoding Na+/H+ antiporter, which translates to MSVEGYVVAGLVVVLAVIGGRLLAGRLRVPDAIVLVALGMVLGVLPWPRAVSVSPEVVLLVFLPPLIYNAAFFSSPRDMRLQGRPIVVMAVGTTLLTAFGLAGIVYWLMPEVSWPAAIALGAAIAPTDAVAASAILKRVGTPRRVLTILEGESLINDGVALTLFTLAVTAMAHPLTVTGGAVELVKVVAGGLAYGAVVALAVSWSRTRMQDPSLLLMVTLITPFVAYVPAEMAGFSGVLAAVVAGFYLGTRGEGLLPPRVRVNGRTIWRVLVSLLESSLFVLLGLQLDAVVASVEAHTYSFLLLVGVAVAVTAAAVLLRMVLVVAVAPVQRSIPGVRVDLGNVRERTVIGWSGMRGAVSLAIALSLPTALGGEPFTERGALVFVAGVVVLGTLVGQGMTLPALLRRLGMVSEGAHDREYLTAEVEMDAAALREVEELLSSGDIDQESADSLRSAYARRLDHSRTLMDGGDAARERWEGRLAAHHRITQARRDALESLYREGRIDHDVFQSVGKALDLGDGGAGPNG; encoded by the coding sequence GTGTCGGTCGAGGGATACGTGGTCGCGGGCCTGGTGGTCGTGCTCGCGGTGATCGGCGGGCGGCTGCTCGCCGGCCGCCTGCGTGTCCCGGACGCCATCGTGCTGGTGGCGCTCGGGATGGTCCTGGGCGTGCTGCCGTGGCCGCGGGCGGTCTCGGTCTCGCCCGAGGTCGTGCTCCTGGTGTTCCTCCCGCCGTTGATCTACAACGCGGCGTTCTTCTCCTCTCCCCGCGACATGCGGCTCCAGGGCCGCCCGATCGTCGTCATGGCCGTCGGGACGACCCTGCTGACCGCCTTCGGGCTGGCGGGCATCGTCTACTGGCTCATGCCGGAGGTGAGTTGGCCCGCCGCGATCGCGCTGGGCGCGGCCATCGCACCCACGGACGCGGTGGCGGCGTCGGCGATCCTCAAGCGCGTGGGCACGCCGCGCCGGGTCCTGACCATCCTGGAGGGCGAATCCCTCATCAACGACGGCGTCGCGCTGACCCTGTTCACCCTCGCCGTCACCGCCATGGCGCACCCCCTGACCGTCACCGGGGGCGCGGTCGAGCTGGTCAAGGTCGTGGCGGGCGGGCTGGCCTACGGCGCCGTCGTGGCGCTGGCGGTGTCGTGGTCGCGGACGCGGATGCAGGACCCGAGCCTGCTCCTGATGGTCACGCTGATCACTCCGTTCGTGGCCTACGTCCCCGCGGAGATGGCGGGCTTCTCCGGTGTACTGGCCGCGGTGGTGGCCGGGTTCTACCTGGGCACGCGCGGCGAGGGTCTGCTACCGCCGCGGGTGCGGGTGAACGGCCGGACGATCTGGCGGGTCCTGGTGTCGCTGCTGGAGTCCTCTCTGTTCGTGCTGCTGGGCCTGCAGCTGGACGCGGTGGTGGCGTCGGTGGAGGCGCACACCTACTCGTTCCTGCTGCTGGTCGGGGTGGCGGTGGCGGTCACGGCCGCCGCCGTGCTCCTGCGGATGGTGTTGGTGGTCGCCGTCGCCCCGGTCCAGCGCTCGATCCCCGGCGTGCGGGTGGACCTGGGGAACGTGCGGGAACGGACGGTGATCGGGTGGAGCGGCATGCGCGGCGCGGTGTCGCTGGCCATCGCGCTGTCCCTGCCGACCGCCTTGGGCGGGGAACCCTTCACCGAGCGCGGCGCGCTGGTGTTCGTCGCGGGCGTGGTGGTGCTGGGCACGCTGGTGGGCCAGGGGATGACACTGCCCGCGCTGCTGCGCCGCCTGGGCATGGTGAGTGAGGGCGCCCACGACCGGGAGTACCTGACGGCCGAGGTGGAAATGGACGCGGCGGCCCTGCGCGAGGTGGAGGAGCTGCTGTCGTCGGGGGACATCGACCAGGAGAGCGCCGACTCGCTGCGGAGCGCGTACGCGCGCAGGCTGGACCACTCACGGACCCTGATGGACGGGGGCGACGCGGCGCGGGAGCGGTGGGAGGGGCGCCTGGCGGCGCACCACCGGATCACGCAGGCGCGCCGGGACGCCCTGGAGTCGCTGTACCGCGAGGGACGCATCGACCACGACGTGTTCCAGTCCGTGGGCAAGGCGCTGGACCTGGGCGACGGCGGGGCCGGGCCGAACGGGTGA